The window TCAGGCAATACACCGGTGATTTCGCGCACACGTATTGGTTCGGATACAACATCATAGCCACAAACGGAAGCAGAACCAAGGTCAGGTTTCAGCAATGTGCATAGAAGACGAACCGTAGTGCTTTTGCCTGCACCATTTGGACCAAGTAATCCAAAGACGCTTCCCTTCGGAATTTCGATGTTTATCCCATCAACGGCAACAAGTTTTCCAAATTGTTTCGTGAGGTTATGAGTTTCAATATCATTCTCTTTGGTTAACGTATGATCCCCCATACAGCATTGTTTGGCGGTTCCTTGTGACTATTCCTTGGCTATTACTTTCTCTACAACCGAAGTCGTTGTCTCACGTATCCCAGGTATGTGTGCTATCTTCTGGACAGTAATGTCATATAGCTCCTCCAAATCCTGCACATCTAGGAGAAGTACAATATCATAATCTCCAGTGGTTACTGAAATGCGTCTTGCTTGTTCTATCTCCCGTAATTTAGAGACAACTTCGTCAGTCTTGCTAATTTCAATATCCATGAGGATATAAGCACCAATTCGTTTCATCATGACTAATCTCTACCACCTTGCTCTATTTAAGTTCTCAAATTCCTACAAACGTCCAAACTCTTTTAGTACA of the Candidatus Thorarchaeota archaeon genome contains:
- a CDS encoding Lrp/AsnC ligand binding domain-containing protein, which gives rise to MMKRIGAYILMDIEISKTDEVVSKLREIEQARRISVTTGDYDIVLLLDVQDLEELYDITVQKIAHIPGIRETTTSVVEKVIAKE